One window from the genome of Micromonospora aurantiaca ATCC 27029 encodes:
- a CDS encoding WhiB family transcriptional regulator, producing the protein MTRARMPRPHEVAAARRDPRLLRALSERRQDDAWRTRGTCQNVDPETFFPAPNEPADAAVALCRTCDVQGSCLAWALEVGDCHGVWGGTTPRERRAMLVAWRSEVQPDPDALDDAGPPVRDRLLTLVPLS; encoded by the coding sequence TTGACACGGGCACGTATGCCGCGTCCGCACGAGGTAGCCGCCGCGCGGCGCGATCCGCGACTGCTGCGGGCGCTGAGCGAACGACGCCAGGACGACGCGTGGCGCACCAGAGGCACCTGTCAGAACGTCGATCCGGAGACGTTCTTTCCGGCACCGAACGAACCGGCCGACGCGGCGGTGGCGCTCTGCCGCACCTGCGACGTCCAGGGCTCCTGCCTGGCCTGGGCGCTGGAGGTGGGCGACTGTCACGGCGTCTGGGGCGGCACCACGCCGCGTGAGCGGCGCGCCATGCTGGTGGCCTGGCGCAGCGAGGTGCAGCCGGATCCGGACGCGCTCGACGACGCCGGTCCGCCGGTGCGCGACCGCCTGCTCACGCTGGTCCCGCTGAGCTGA
- a CDS encoding SOS response-associated peptidase — MCGRYATTRSAADLSALFESADETGGVAPDYNVAPTDPVPLVRLAPEGHRLLSLGRWGLLPQWSRSAAGAARMINARAETVATSRAYAPSFARRRCLVPSDGWYEWVRLADGGRQPYFMTPRDGSVLAFAGIWSVWESAGAARLTFSVLTTAAVGELAEVHDRMPLLLSPERWAEWLGPAEEPAELLAPPDAGLLAGLEIRPVSRAVGDVRNDGPELIAAVAPAGVGTAAGPTLF; from the coding sequence ATGTGCGGGAGGTACGCCACGACCCGGAGCGCCGCCGATCTGAGCGCGCTGTTCGAGTCGGCCGACGAGACCGGTGGGGTGGCGCCGGACTACAACGTCGCGCCGACCGACCCGGTGCCGCTGGTCCGGCTCGCCCCGGAGGGGCACAGGCTGCTCTCCCTCGGCCGCTGGGGCCTGCTCCCGCAGTGGTCGCGCAGCGCCGCCGGGGCCGCCCGCATGATCAACGCGAGAGCCGAGACGGTCGCCACCAGCCGGGCGTACGCGCCGTCCTTCGCCCGCCGCCGCTGCCTGGTCCCCTCCGACGGGTGGTACGAGTGGGTCCGCCTCGCCGACGGCGGACGCCAGCCCTACTTCATGACCCCGCGGGACGGCTCGGTCCTGGCCTTCGCCGGCATCTGGTCCGTGTGGGAGTCGGCGGGCGCGGCCCGGCTCACGTTCAGCGTGCTCACCACCGCTGCGGTCGGCGAGCTGGCCGAGGTGCACGACCGGATGCCGCTGCTGCTGTCGCCGGAGCGCTGGGCGGAATGGCTCGGCCCGGCCGAGGAGCCGGCAGAACTGCTCGCGCCGCCGGACGCCGGCCTGCTCGCCGGGCTGGAGATCCGGCCCGTGTCCCGGGCCGTCGGCGACGTCCGCAACGACGGCCCGGAGCTGATCGCCGCGGTGGCTCCGGCGGGTGTCGGGACGGCCGCCGGACCGACGCTCTTCTGA
- the aroA gene encoding 3-phosphoshikimate 1-carboxyvinyltransferase, translating into MSNPTATSPPQPWTAPTASDPVAATLRLPGSKSMTARALVLGALAGGPSTLARPLRARDTELMAGGLRALGAHMSISDDDRWLVRPYPLAGPAHVDVGLAGTVMRFLPPVAGLAAGRVTFDGDPHARTRPLGPLIGALRTLGVRIDAPPAGSLPLVVLGAGRVTGGDVVIDASASSQLVSGLLLAAPRFDRGVVVRHEGPPVPSAPHLRMTVQMLRAAGAAVDDTTPDVWTVEPGPLSGRGWEIEPDLSGAAPFFAAALVTGGEVTLQGWPRSSLQPVEQLRELLHRMGGEVSLGTDGLTVRGTGTVRGLDADLSDVGELTPVLTALTLLADGPSRLTGIGHIRGHETDRVTALAKEFTALGADITETRDGLDIRPRPLRGGTFRTYADHRMAHAAAVAGLAVPGIEVDDVACTSKTMPEFPALWSGMVTGKN; encoded by the coding sequence GTGAGCAATCCGACCGCGACGAGTCCGCCGCAGCCGTGGACCGCGCCGACCGCGAGCGACCCGGTCGCCGCGACGCTGCGCCTGCCCGGTTCCAAGTCGATGACCGCCCGGGCCCTGGTGCTCGGCGCGCTCGCCGGCGGGCCGTCGACACTCGCCCGTCCACTGCGCGCCCGGGACACCGAACTGATGGCCGGTGGCCTGCGCGCACTCGGCGCCCACATGTCGATCTCGGACGACGACCGCTGGCTGGTCCGTCCCTACCCGCTGGCCGGCCCGGCGCACGTCGACGTCGGCCTGGCCGGCACCGTGATGCGCTTCCTGCCCCCGGTGGCCGGGCTGGCCGCCGGGCGGGTCACGTTCGACGGCGACCCGCACGCCCGGACCCGGCCGCTCGGGCCGCTGATCGGCGCGCTGCGCACGCTCGGCGTCCGCATCGACGCGCCCCCGGCCGGCAGCCTGCCGCTCGTCGTGCTCGGCGCGGGGCGGGTGACCGGCGGTGACGTGGTGATCGACGCCTCCGCGTCCAGCCAGCTCGTCTCCGGTCTGCTGCTCGCCGCGCCGCGTTTCGACAGGGGCGTCGTGGTCCGGCACGAGGGGCCGCCGGTGCCGTCCGCGCCGCACCTGCGGATGACGGTGCAGATGCTCCGCGCCGCCGGCGCCGCCGTCGACGACACCACGCCCGACGTCTGGACGGTCGAGCCGGGCCCGCTGTCCGGGCGCGGGTGGGAGATCGAACCGGACCTGTCCGGCGCCGCGCCGTTCTTCGCCGCCGCGCTGGTCACCGGCGGCGAGGTGACGCTCCAGGGCTGGCCGCGCAGCAGCCTCCAGCCGGTCGAGCAGCTCCGCGAGCTGCTGCACCGGATGGGCGGCGAGGTGAGCCTCGGCACCGACGGCCTGACGGTGCGGGGCACCGGCACCGTGCGCGGGCTGGACGCCGACCTCTCCGACGTGGGCGAGCTGACCCCGGTGCTGACCGCGCTCACGCTGCTCGCCGACGGCCCGTCCCGGCTCACCGGCATCGGCCACATCCGCGGTCACGAGACCGACCGGGTCACCGCCCTGGCCAAGGAGTTCACAGCGCTCGGCGCGGACATCACCGAGACCCGCGACGGCCTGGACATCCGGCCCCGGCCGCTGCGCGGCGGGACGTTCCGCACGTACGCCGACCACCGGATGGCGCACGCGGCGGCGGTGGCCGGGCTCGCCGTCCCCGGCATCGAGGTCGACGACGTGGCGTGCACCTCCAAGACCATGCCGGAGTTCCCGGCACTATGGTCGGGGATGGTGACAGGCAAGAACTGA
- the rsgA gene encoding ribosome small subunit-dependent GTPase A: protein MIPGAGPDAPLVTAMRARELGRKSVVVGDRVGLVGDTSGAPGALARIVRIAERTSVLRRTADDDETTAEGRLERVVVANADQLVIVSALADPPPRTGFIDRCLVAAYDAGIEPLLCLTKADLAGPEAVLGYYTELELPYVLIRPDSDLAALRALLAGRVSVMVGHSGVGKSTLVNRLVPEAERAVGTVSAIGRGRHTSTSAVALRLPAEPGAEGDTGWIVDTPGVRSFGLAHVSAESLLHGFPDLVEATVDCPANCPHTADEADCALDAWVTAGKADARRLASYRRLLASRSGEGDPREPERNPGDPLAGS from the coding sequence GTGATCCCCGGCGCCGGACCGGACGCGCCGCTCGTGACCGCCATGCGCGCCCGCGAGCTGGGACGCAAGTCGGTGGTGGTGGGCGACCGGGTGGGGCTGGTCGGGGACACCTCCGGTGCGCCGGGCGCGCTGGCCCGCATCGTGCGCATCGCCGAGCGGACCTCGGTGCTGCGGCGTACCGCCGACGACGACGAGACCACCGCCGAGGGGCGGCTGGAACGGGTGGTGGTGGCGAACGCCGACCAGTTGGTGATCGTCAGCGCGCTCGCCGACCCGCCGCCGCGTACCGGGTTCATCGACCGCTGCCTGGTGGCCGCGTACGACGCCGGCATCGAGCCGCTGCTCTGCCTCACCAAGGCCGACCTCGCCGGCCCGGAGGCGGTGCTCGGCTACTACACCGAGCTGGAGCTGCCGTACGTGCTGATCCGCCCGGACTCCGACCTGGCCGCGCTGCGGGCGCTGCTCGCCGGCCGGGTCTCGGTGATGGTGGGCCACTCCGGGGTGGGCAAGTCGACGCTTGTCAACCGCCTCGTCCCGGAAGCCGAACGGGCGGTGGGCACGGTCAGCGCGATCGGCCGGGGCCGGCACACCTCGACCAGCGCGGTCGCGCTGCGCCTGCCCGCCGAGCCCGGCGCCGAGGGCGACACCGGCTGGATCGTCGACACCCCGGGGGTACGCAGCTTCGGGCTGGCCCACGTGTCCGCTGAGAGCCTGCTGCACGGCTTCCCCGACCTGGTCGAGGCGACAGTCGACTGCCCGGCCAACTGCCCGCACACCGCCGACGAGGCGGACTGCGCGCTCGACGCCTGGGTGACCGCCGGGAAGGCCGACGCGCGCCGGCTCGCCTCGTACCGCCGGTTGCTGGCCTCCCGCAGCGGCGAGGGCGACCCGCGCGAGCCGGAGCGCAACCCCGGCGACCCGCTCGCCGGGTCCTGA
- the hisN gene encoding histidinol-phosphatase — translation MTGYADDLALAHLLADAADAVSSARFRALDLRVESKPDLTPVSDADTAVEREIRALLAEHRPGDGLLGEEYGEQPPAGPDGRRWVIDPIDGTKNFVRGVPVWATLIALLEHDRPVLGLVSAPALGRRWWGALGAGAFAGTGPADGTPIRVSGVTALGDASFCYSSLTGWEQAGRLDAVLQLMRDTWRSRAYGDFYGYMLLAEGALDVMVEPELSLWDIAALVPIVTEAGGIVTDLAGRPAPAGADSADISAVASNGALHDDILARLGRPAER, via the coding sequence ATGACCGGGTACGCCGACGACCTCGCCCTCGCCCACCTGCTCGCCGACGCCGCGGACGCCGTCTCCTCGGCCCGGTTCCGCGCGCTCGACCTGCGCGTCGAGTCGAAGCCGGACCTGACGCCGGTCTCCGACGCGGACACCGCCGTCGAACGGGAGATCCGGGCGCTGCTGGCCGAGCACCGTCCCGGTGACGGCCTGCTCGGCGAGGAGTACGGCGAGCAGCCGCCGGCCGGCCCCGACGGGCGGCGCTGGGTGATCGACCCGATCGACGGCACGAAGAACTTCGTCCGGGGCGTACCAGTCTGGGCCACCCTGATCGCGCTGCTGGAGCACGACCGGCCGGTGCTCGGCCTGGTCTCCGCCCCGGCGCTGGGCCGCCGCTGGTGGGGCGCGCTCGGCGCGGGCGCGTTCGCCGGCACCGGTCCGGCGGACGGCACGCCGATCCGGGTCTCCGGCGTGACAGCGCTCGGCGACGCGAGCTTCTGCTACTCGTCGCTGACCGGGTGGGAGCAGGCCGGGCGGCTGGACGCGGTGCTCCAGCTCATGCGCGACACCTGGCGCAGCCGGGCGTACGGCGACTTCTACGGCTACATGCTGCTGGCCGAGGGGGCACTGGACGTGATGGTGGAGCCCGAGCTGTCGCTGTGGGACATCGCCGCGCTGGTCCCGATCGTCACCGAGGCGGGCGGAATCGTCACCGACCTGGCCGGGCGGCCCGCCCCGGCCGGCGCCGACTCCGCCGACATCAGCGCCGTGGCCAGCAACGGGGCGCTGCACGACGACATCCTGGCCCGGCTCGGCCGTCCAGCCGAGCGCTGA
- a CDS encoding glycosyltransferase — MRVGLVCAHAGSSTDGPTVGTQEHIARVAAELAARGHDVRVYERRAASAQPALTELDGYRVERVPVGPPDMLSTAELVPFVAEYGRWLAGQWAGDWTPDVVHGHYWVGGLAAAHAVRATDIPVVQTFHSLGVEQLRHLGREYSGPGERIPLERALTRAVDVAVAQCNDEVDELTRMGLQRTSVAMVPTGVDTGQFHPDGEAAPRDQRPRILSVGGLAPGHGQDDLIRAMRLVGDAELVIAGGPPAERLDGHAEARRLRELAERAGVAEQVKLVGAVPHDQMATWYRSADLVACTPHYASAGRVSLEAMACGVPVVGYAMGGIADAVVDEVTGKLVPPGDVRMLGVTLRRLLSDNAGRFAYGHAAVDRVRCSYTWERTAAALERLYERVIGRRRPATPIEPTPVEVTPPVEVVVSERGPVEAA, encoded by the coding sequence ATGCGCGTCGGCCTTGTATGCGCGCACGCCGGCTCGTCCACCGACGGTCCCACTGTCGGGACGCAGGAGCACATTGCGCGCGTGGCGGCGGAGCTCGCCGCCCGGGGCCATGACGTCCGCGTCTACGAGCGTCGTGCCGCGTCCGCCCAGCCCGCCCTGACCGAACTCGACGGCTACCGGGTGGAACGTGTCCCGGTCGGCCCGCCCGACATGCTCTCCACCGCCGAGCTGGTCCCGTTCGTCGCCGAGTACGGCCGCTGGCTGGCCGGGCAGTGGGCCGGGGACTGGACGCCCGACGTGGTGCACGGGCACTACTGGGTCGGCGGGCTGGCGGCCGCCCACGCGGTACGCGCGACCGACATCCCGGTGGTGCAGACGTTCCACTCGCTCGGCGTGGAGCAGTTGCGTCACCTCGGCCGGGAGTACAGCGGGCCGGGGGAGCGCATCCCGCTGGAACGGGCGCTGACCCGGGCCGTGGACGTGGCGGTGGCCCAGTGCAACGACGAGGTCGACGAGCTGACCCGGATGGGCCTGCAACGGACGTCGGTGGCGATGGTGCCGACCGGGGTGGACACCGGCCAGTTCCACCCGGACGGCGAGGCGGCGCCGCGGGACCAGCGGCCGCGGATCCTCTCCGTCGGCGGGCTCGCGCCCGGGCACGGCCAGGACGACCTGATCCGGGCGATGCGGCTGGTCGGTGACGCGGAGCTGGTGATCGCGGGCGGCCCGCCGGCCGAGCGGCTGGACGGGCACGCCGAGGCGCGCCGGCTGCGCGAGCTGGCCGAACGGGCGGGCGTGGCGGAGCAGGTGAAGCTGGTCGGCGCGGTGCCGCACGACCAGATGGCCACCTGGTACCGCTCCGCCGATCTGGTGGCCTGCACGCCGCACTACGCGTCGGCCGGGCGGGTGTCGCTGGAGGCGATGGCCTGCGGCGTGCCGGTGGTCGGCTACGCCATGGGGGGCATCGCGGACGCGGTGGTGGACGAGGTGACCGGCAAGCTGGTGCCGCCGGGTGACGTGCGCATGCTCGGAGTCACGCTGCGCCGGCTGCTGTCGGACAACGCCGGCCGGTTCGCGTACGGGCACGCCGCGGTGGACCGGGTCCGGTGCAGCTACACCTGGGAACGGACCGCCGCCGCGCTGGAGCGTCTCTACGAGCGGGTGATCGGGCGGCGCCGCCCGGCTACGCCGATCGAGCCGACGCCGGTCGAGGTGACGCCGCCGGTCGAGGTGGTCGTCTCCGAACGCGGGCCGGTCGAGGCGGCCTGA
- a CDS encoding SDR family oxidoreductase: MPLTRSLSDATVVITGASSGIGAATAYALARRGADVVLAARTESALRRVASFCRELGGRALVVPTDVTDPEAVERLAGRAVAEFGRIDAWINNAAVGTVGLFDEIPVAEFRRVVDVNLLGAVYGTRAALPWLGAAGGGVLVNNASVLAEVAMPYQSAYNATKHAIRGLADTVRQELRVTGRGNISICTVLPATIDTPFFRHAANHSGRELTPPPPVYPPEMVAETIVRLLRRPRREAYAGGAARLIGLQWRLAPALAERALGWYTARTQFGPGVRDDSTGAVFTPDSAAERTDGWSGRRGQVLRLTAAVGLAAGTAVGTVAALSRRSRAGRP; encoded by the coding sequence ATGCCGCTGACCCGCAGCCTCTCCGACGCCACAGTCGTCATCACCGGCGCCTCCAGCGGGATCGGCGCGGCCACCGCGTACGCGCTGGCCCGCCGGGGCGCCGACGTGGTGCTGGCCGCCCGGACCGAGTCCGCGCTGCGCCGGGTCGCGTCGTTCTGCCGGGAACTGGGCGGGCGCGCCCTGGTGGTGCCCACCGACGTGACCGACCCGGAGGCGGTGGAGCGGCTGGCAGGGCGGGCGGTGGCCGAGTTCGGCCGGATCGACGCGTGGATCAACAACGCGGCAGTGGGCACCGTGGGACTGTTCGACGAGATCCCGGTGGCCGAGTTCCGCCGGGTGGTGGACGTGAACCTGCTCGGCGCCGTGTACGGGACGCGGGCCGCGCTGCCCTGGCTGGGCGCGGCCGGCGGCGGGGTGCTCGTCAACAACGCCTCGGTGCTGGCCGAGGTGGCGATGCCGTACCAGTCGGCGTACAACGCGACGAAGCACGCGATCCGCGGGCTGGCCGACACGGTGCGGCAGGAACTACGGGTGACCGGCCGGGGGAACATCTCGATCTGCACCGTGCTGCCCGCCACCATCGACACGCCGTTCTTCCGGCACGCGGCCAATCACTCCGGCCGGGAGCTGACCCCGCCGCCGCCGGTGTACCCGCCCGAGATGGTCGCCGAGACGATCGTCCGGCTGCTGCGCCGGCCCCGGCGCGAGGCGTACGCGGGCGGCGCGGCCCGGCTGATCGGCCTCCAGTGGCGGCTCGCCCCGGCATTGGCCGAGCGGGCGCTGGGCTGGTACACCGCGCGCACCCAGTTCGGTCCCGGCGTACGCGACGACTCCACAGGCGCCGTGTTCACGCCGGACTCGGCGGCGGAGCGGACCGACGGATGGTCCGGCCGGCGCGGGCAGGTGCTGCGGCTGACCGCGGCGGTCGGGCTGGCCGCCGGCACGGCTGTCGGCACGGTGGCGGCGCTCAGCCGCCGGTCCCGGGCCGGCCGGCCGTGA
- a CDS encoding ATP-binding protein has product MPTDARCLVETDESSPTVRLTGVLDRSEVEAVRDALLARLWRHPGVLLVDLSGVRIPDPVARDALDEVCRAVDDWPAARLLLDPHGPPPDAPPEPLDAELPPVAEAAREARVLVAGGCARWGLPELTEPACIAVTEMVNNVVAHAVTPMTLRLAPRGGALHLAVRDHSTGRPTYGGPAPVDSVGGRGLLLIDTVARRWGSTALPDGKVVWCVLYAEDEAAYRN; this is encoded by the coding sequence ATGCCGACGGATGCGCGTTGCCTGGTGGAGACCGACGAGTCCTCCCCGACGGTCCGGCTGACCGGGGTCCTCGACCGTTCCGAGGTGGAGGCCGTACGGGACGCGCTGCTCGCCCGGCTGTGGCGGCACCCCGGGGTGCTGCTCGTGGACCTGTCCGGGGTGCGGATCCCCGACCCGGTGGCACGCGACGCGCTGGACGAGGTCTGCCGGGCGGTCGACGACTGGCCCGCCGCGCGGCTGCTGCTCGACCCGCACGGGCCGCCACCGGACGCCCCGCCCGAGCCGCTCGACGCCGAGCTGCCCCCGGTGGCCGAGGCCGCCCGGGAGGCGCGGGTGCTGGTGGCCGGCGGCTGCGCCAGGTGGGGACTGCCGGAGCTGACCGAGCCGGCCTGCATCGCGGTCACCGAGATGGTCAACAACGTGGTGGCGCACGCGGTCACGCCGATGACGCTCCGGCTGGCCCCGCGCGGCGGCGCGCTGCATCTTGCGGTGCGGGACCACTCGACCGGGCGGCCCACGTACGGCGGTCCGGCGCCGGTGGACTCGGTGGGCGGGCGGGGGCTGCTGCTCATCGACACGGTGGCCCGGCGCTGGGGCAGCACGGCGCTGCCCGACGGCAAGGTGGTGTGGTGCGTGCTGTACGCCGAGGACGAGGCGGCGTACCGCAACTGA
- a CDS encoding DUF5709 domain-containing protein produces the protein MRDDEYPTPVSDPEAAGLPDTADDDSTANDDVLTGREADGPEPAQLPGDRTPVAVDQFGTTAEEQLDGESLDYKLQREQYERPADDPLAGPVDPDIAAEADSEEAAAQAQLDADVIDPGPVSDPHSPVSVYDHGQLGTVADHQVGRLVEPDEGAHTDQETDNVAYDAGAAGGGASAEELAVHETRPPEAR, from the coding sequence ATGCGCGACGACGAGTACCCCACCCCCGTGTCCGATCCCGAGGCGGCGGGCCTGCCCGACACCGCCGACGACGACTCCACCGCGAACGACGACGTGCTGACCGGGCGCGAGGCGGACGGCCCCGAGCCGGCCCAGCTCCCCGGTGACCGCACGCCGGTCGCCGTGGACCAGTTCGGCACCACGGCGGAGGAGCAGCTCGACGGCGAGTCGCTGGACTACAAGCTCCAGCGCGAGCAGTACGAGCGTCCCGCCGACGACCCGCTCGCCGGCCCGGTCGACCCGGACATCGCCGCCGAGGCGGACAGCGAGGAGGCCGCCGCGCAGGCCCAGCTCGACGCCGACGTGATCGACCCGGGCCCGGTCTCGGACCCGCACTCCCCGGTGTCGGTGTACGACCACGGCCAGCTCGGTACCGTCGCCGACCACCAGGTGGGCCGGCTGGTCGAGCCGGACGAGGGCGCACACACCGACCAGGAGACCGACAACGTCGCGTACGACGCGGGCGCGGCCGGTGGCGGGGCCAGCGCGGAGGAGCTGGCGGTGCACGAGACCCGGCCGCCGGAGGCGCGCTGA
- a CDS encoding response regulator, with translation MVVDDHPMWREGVARDLTEAGHQVVATSGEGRQAVRVAAAARPDLVVLDLQLPDISGVEVIRGLRAALPDVRVLMLSASGEPQGVLDAVKAGATGYLIKSAAPAEFLDAVRRTAAGEPVFTPGLAGLVLGEYRRLAAEPPAPHDDAPRLTERETEVLRLVAKGLSYKQIADRLSLSHRTVQNHVQNTLGKLQLHNRVELTRYAIERGLDD, from the coding sequence ATGGTGGTCGACGACCACCCGATGTGGCGCGAGGGTGTGGCCCGTGACCTCACCGAGGCGGGCCACCAGGTGGTGGCGACCAGTGGTGAGGGGCGGCAGGCGGTACGGGTGGCCGCCGCGGCCCGTCCCGACCTGGTCGTGCTCGACCTCCAGCTGCCGGACATCTCCGGCGTCGAGGTGATCCGGGGCCTGCGCGCCGCGCTGCCCGACGTGCGGGTGCTCATGCTCTCGGCCAGCGGCGAGCCGCAGGGCGTGCTGGACGCGGTCAAGGCCGGCGCCACCGGCTACCTGATCAAGTCGGCCGCACCGGCGGAGTTCCTGGACGCGGTGCGCCGCACGGCGGCCGGTGAGCCGGTGTTCACGCCCGGCCTGGCCGGGCTGGTGCTGGGGGAGTACCGGCGGCTGGCCGCGGAGCCGCCCGCCCCGCACGACGACGCACCCCGGCTCACCGAACGGGAGACCGAGGTGCTGCGTCTGGTCGCCAAGGGGCTGTCCTACAAGCAGATCGCCGACCGGCTGAGCCTGTCCCACCGGACCGTGCAGAACCACGTGCAGAACACCCTGGGCAAGCTCCAGTTGCACAACCGGGTCGAGCTGACCCGGTACGCCATCGAGCGGGGCCTGGACGACTGA
- the macS gene encoding MacS family sensor histidine kinase: protein MPSSSGLEGPFWRSIAVFRFAALAYVGLVVLRDADRYAHPVAAGGVLLAMLAWSGVTAAGYGRPAGRRWPLLLADLGVVLAIILVTPWVVGRAALAAGVPMLTAAWLAGPVLAWAVSGGRRRGAVAAIVLGGADLATRDRISPSALTGAILMLLAGVVVGHVARLAVQAEERLQRAVELEAATRERERLARDIHDSVLQVLALVRRRGADLDGEAAELARLAGEQEAALRALIGRAGAPPDPGGDEQDLRDLIDRYASATVVVSAPATPVPLPARAAGELGAAVGAALDNVARHAGGRAWVLIEDEEETVTVSVRDEGPGIPEGRLAEAAAQGRLGVAQSIRGRVADLGGEVRIVSAPGAGTEIELVVPRSRG from the coding sequence ATGCCGTCGTCCTCCGGCCTCGAGGGCCCCTTCTGGCGATCGATAGCGGTGTTCCGCTTCGCCGCGCTCGCGTACGTCGGACTGGTCGTGCTGCGCGACGCGGACCGCTACGCGCACCCGGTCGCCGCGGGCGGTGTCCTGCTGGCGATGCTGGCGTGGAGCGGCGTGACGGCGGCCGGTTACGGCCGTCCGGCCGGGCGGCGCTGGCCGCTGCTCCTGGCCGACCTCGGCGTGGTGCTGGCGATCATCCTGGTCACGCCCTGGGTGGTGGGCCGCGCGGCGCTCGCCGCCGGGGTGCCGATGCTGACCGCCGCCTGGCTGGCCGGGCCGGTGCTCGCCTGGGCGGTCTCCGGCGGGCGGCGGCGCGGCGCGGTGGCCGCGATCGTCCTCGGCGGCGCCGACCTCGCCACCCGCGACCGGATCAGCCCGTCCGCGCTGACCGGGGCGATCCTCATGCTGCTCGCCGGCGTGGTGGTCGGGCACGTGGCCCGGCTGGCGGTGCAGGCGGAGGAGCGGTTGCAGCGGGCGGTGGAGCTGGAGGCGGCCACCCGCGAGCGGGAACGGCTGGCCCGCGACATCCACGACTCGGTGCTCCAGGTGCTCGCGCTGGTCCGGCGGCGCGGCGCGGACCTGGACGGCGAGGCGGCCGAGCTGGCCCGGCTGGCCGGCGAGCAGGAGGCGGCGCTGCGGGCGCTGATCGGCCGGGCGGGCGCGCCGCCGGACCCGGGCGGGGACGAGCAGGATCTGCGCGACCTGATCGACAGGTACGCCTCGGCCACCGTCGTGGTGTCCGCGCCCGCCACACCGGTGCCGTTGCCGGCGCGGGCCGCCGGTGAGCTGGGCGCTGCGGTCGGCGCGGCGCTCGACAACGTGGCCCGGCACGCCGGCGGGCGGGCCTGGGTGCTGATCGAGGACGAGGAGGAGACGGTGACCGTCTCGGTACGCGACGAGGGACCGGGCATCCCGGAGGGGCGGCTGGCGGAGGCCGCCGCGCAGGGGCGGCTCGGGGTGGCGCAGTCCATCCGGGGCCGGGTGGCCGACCTGGGCGGCGAGGTGCGGATCGTCTCCGCGCCCGGCGCCGGCACCGAGATCGAGCTGGTCGTGCCGAGGAGCCGCGGGTGA
- a CDS encoding ATP-binding protein: MTDAELPAPRTVVPIEPSLLLATAFDQAQVTGLRHSVTSCAHGSGLSGQRLDDFVLAVNELITNAVRHGGGQGWLRLWERNGELVCEVADHGPGISERRLRDRERPAPDTAGGWGLWLARELSDAMEVETGDAGTVVRITAALATRQHATGPLDG, from the coding sequence ATGACAGACGCAGAACTCCCCGCACCGCGTACGGTTGTGCCCATCGAACCTTCCCTGCTTCTCGCCACGGCCTTCGACCAGGCGCAGGTGACCGGGCTGCGGCACTCGGTCACCTCCTGTGCGCACGGCTCGGGCCTGTCCGGCCAACGGCTGGACGACTTCGTGCTGGCGGTCAACGAGCTGATCACCAACGCGGTCCGGCACGGCGGCGGGCAGGGCTGGCTGCGGCTCTGGGAGCGGAACGGCGAACTGGTCTGCGAGGTCGCCGACCACGGGCCCGGGATCAGCGAACGGCGGCTGCGCGACCGCGAGCGGCCCGCGCCGGACACCGCCGGCGGCTGGGGCCTCTGGCTGGCCCGGGAGCTGAGCGACGCGATGGAGGTGGAGACCGGCGACGCCGGCACCGTCGTCCGGATCACCGCCGCGCTCGCCACCCGCCAGCACGCCACCGGCCCACTGGACGGCTGA